Proteins from a single region of Pyrus communis chromosome 6, drPyrComm1.1, whole genome shotgun sequence:
- the LOC137737778 gene encoding ATP-dependent Clp protease proteolytic subunit 2, mitochondrial-like translates to MRGLISKAKLLASSRPWRPSLRSYSLIPMVIEHSSRGERAYDIFSRLLKERIICINGPIDDDTSHVVVAQLLYLESENPSKPIHMYLNSPGGHVTAGLAIYDTMQYIRSPISTICLGQAASMASLLLAAGTKGERRSLPNATVMIHQPSGGYSGQAKDMTIHTKQIVRIWDSLNALYSKHTGQSVDIIEKNMDRDHFMTPEEARAFGIIDEVIDERPMALVTDAVANDGKEKDKSSK, encoded by the exons ATGAGAGGCTTAATCTCAAAGGCGAAGCTCCTGGCAAGCAGCAGGCCATGGCGCCCATCTCTGCGCAGCTACAGCTTGATCCCCATGGTCATTGAGCACTCCTCCCGAGGGGAACGCGCGTACGACATCTTCTCCCGCCTCCTCAAGGAGCGGATCATTTGCATCAACGGACCCATCGACGACGACACTTCCCACGTTGTCGTCGCGCAGCTTCTCTACTTGGAATCCGAGAACCCGTCGAAGCCCATCCACATGTACCTCAATTCCCCCGGTGGTCACGTCACTGCAG GTCTTGCAATTTATGATACGATGCAGTACATTCGGTCACCAATCAGTACCATTTGTTTGGGCCAAGCTGCATCAATGGCTTCTCTTCTCTTAGCTGCAGGCACCAAGGGTGAGCGGCGGTCTCTCCCAAATGCTACAGTTATGATTCATCAGCCTTCAGGCGGGTACAGCGGACAGGCCAAAGATATGACAATTCACACGAAGCAGATTGTTCGTATCTGGGATTCCCTTAATGCGTTGTACTCAAAGCATACAGGGCAATCAGTAGATATAATTGAGAAGAATATGGACAGGGATCATTTTATGACCCCAGAAGAGGCAAGGGCATTCGGAATCATTGATGAGGTGATTGACGAAAGACCAATGGCTCTGGTGACTGATGCTGTTGCCAATGATggcaaagaaaaagataaaagttCAAAGTAG